The segment GCGAACACCGCGACCGACATTGCCCAGACACCCGCCCACTGGCGGTGGGATGTCGGCAGGGCATCTTCGGGCAACGTGGTGTCGGGCATCGGGCTCCTATCGGTCCAGCGGATCACGTGCTGACAGCATCATCGAAGAAGTATCCAGTAGGAAGTAGGTACCTTGAAGTGCCTATCCGAGACCCAGGCGAAGGGGCACAACAGTGATCGAACACGACGACGCAGGCGCGACAGTCGGCACCGCCGAACACGACGCCTTTCTGGTGACATGCAGCAGCCGCCAGCTGCTGGCACGGCTGGCCGACAAATGGGTCACGCTCGTGCTGTGTGCGCTGATGAACGGGCCGATGAGACATTCGGCGCTGGCACGACGAGTATCGGGCGTCACGCAAAAAATGCTGACTCAAACTCTGCGCAATCTCGAGCGCGACGGACTGGTGACCCGAACGGTGACACCGACCGTTCCGCTGACCGTGGAATACGAACTGACAGAACTCGGTCGCTCGTTGGTC is part of the Rhodococcus sp. SBT000017 genome and harbors:
- a CDS encoding helix-turn-helix domain-containing protein; protein product: MIEHDDAGATVGTAEHDAFLVTCSSRQLLARLADKWVTLVLCALMNGPMRHSALARRVSGVTQKMLTQTLRNLERDGLVTRTVTPTVPLTVEYELTELGRSLVGVFLQLKDWADLNMDEVALAREKYDSIHRTSV